In Cygnus atratus isolate AKBS03 ecotype Queensland, Australia chromosome 5, CAtr_DNAZoo_HiC_assembly, whole genome shotgun sequence, a single window of DNA contains:
- the CD151 gene encoding CD151 antigen, whose product MREYTEKKETCGTICLKYLLFIFNFFFWLAGGAVMAVGTWTLAEKSDYISLLSSSTYSATAYILVVAGVVVMVTGILGCCATFKERRNLLRVYFILLLCIFLLEIIAGILAYIYYQQLSMELKQNLKNTMTQKYRKEGEESVTSAVDKLQQEFKCCGSNNYTDWADSVWIRSSEASGRKVPDSCCKTITDLCGRRDHPSNIYKESGCITKLENFIQEHLKIIGAVGISIACVQIFGMIFTCCLYRSLKPEPY is encoded by the exons ATGCGTGAGTACACCGAAAAGAAGGAAACATGCGGGACCATCTGTCTCAAGTACTTGCTCTTcatcttcaatttctttttctgg CTGGCTGGTGGGGCTGTGATGGCAGTGGGCACCTGGACCCTGGCTGAGAAGAGTGACTACATCAGCTTGCTCTCCTCCAGCACGTATTCAGCAACTGCTTATATTCTGGTGGTGGCAGGGGTGGTTGTGATGGTTACTGGCATCCTTGGCTGCTGTGCCACCTTCAAAGAGCGTCGGAATTTGCTAAGAGTG tatttcataTTGTTGCTGTGCATCTTTCTCCTGGAGATCATTGCTGGAATCCTGGCCTATATCTACTACCAGCAG CTGAGTATGGAGCTGAAGCAAAATTTGAAGAACACCATGACCCAGAAGTACCGcaaagagggagaagagagcGTTACCAGCGCAGTGGAcaaactgcagcaggag TTCAAGTGCTGTGGCAGCAACAACTACACGGACTGGGCTGACAGCGTGTGGATCAGATCTTCCGAGGCCAGTGGACGGAAAGTCCCAGACAGCTGCTGTAAGACGATAACCGACCTGTGTGGCCGAAGAGACCATCCTTCCAACATCTACAAAGAG AGCGGTTGTATTACCAAGCTGGAAAACTTCATTCAAGAGCATCTGAAGATTATCGGTGCAGTGGGGATCAGCATCGCTTGTGTGCAG ATCTTTGGGATGATTTTCACCTGCTGCTTGTACAGGAGTTTGAAGCCGGAACCATATTAA